GACACGTGGAAGGGGCCGGTCATCTTGTCGGCCGCCCGATAGAGGATCGCGGCGGGCCCCAGAGTCACATGGTAGCCGGGGGCCATAGTAACGAATTTCACGTCTACGAGATCGGAATCGCTGTCCGTCCGAGCGGTCCATCCGGGCGGTAAGTCGGCGTCGACCTTCGCGGCGCGGTCGTGATCGGCGGCCTTGGCGGGGCGCTTGGCGCCCTGCGCCGCAAGCCGAGTGGTGGCGAGCGGCGCCACAATGAGCGTGAGCGCGGCAAGTGTCAGATGCAGGCGCATAGGGCGACCTCCGATTAGCGACATCGGCATCCGCCGCGGGAGCGGCGGGAGCGGCGCCGGCGGTTGCGGGCCGGCGTAGCGTCGGCTAATCTACCGGCTCGCCGCATCCGACGGCCCTCTCAAGGAGAGCGACAGTGTTCTGGTACTGGTTCGGCGTGCTGTTCGCGGCAGTCGGGGCCGGGGGTATCCTCTTTGCGCTCGCGTTCGTCTCGCTTCTCATCGGCGTGCTGGTCAACGCGGCGATCGTCCTCATGCTCGGCCCCGTGATCGATCGGATGGTGGTGCGGCGCCGCTGAGCCGCGGGTCAGCCGCCGGTCGGGCACCCATCGCCGGCCGCGGGCTCCGGTGTCGTTGCCTGGCGCAGCGCGCCCTCGTAGTTGACCTTGAGACTCCCCCAAAGCTCACGCAATCCCCGCACCTTCATCTGGATGCCGCCGCCGCGCCGGGCGAGAGTGGACATGAGGCCGGCCGTCTCGGCCAGCGCCGAGAGATTGAGGGCGCTGGTATTTGCCTTGAGCTCGTCGAGCGACCGGGTGAAGGCGCGGATCGTGGTCTCGTCCGCCTGAAGCGCCCCCATCTGCTCGATCACGCTGCGCATCCGGTCGAGCTTGGGCGCAACCGTCTGGAGGTACGCGGCCTGCGCCTGCTGTCGTGAGGTGAGCCTGGGCGCGTTCATGCGAGCCTGTCGAAGGTGCGAGCGTGACGGGGTGGAGAGGGACAATGTAACCCGAAACGCGGGCCGGCTGAATCTCCCCGGCCAGCGGCGCGTAGTACACCCAAGGATTCCTGACGCTCCCGCGATCGGCTTCACGACTGCTCACGGCTTCACCGCCCGGCGCCGACGATGAAGATCTCCGACCTGTCGATCCGACGCCCGGTGTTTGCCAGCATGGTGAGCGCGGGGCTCGTCCTGTTCGGCGTCATCGGGTACACCCGGCTCTCCGTGCGGGAGTACCCCGACGTGGACCCGCCGATCGTCTCGGTCTCGACCGAGCTCCCCGGGGCCAACCCCCAGGTGGTCGAGTCGGCCGTGACCGACATCCTGGAGGAAGAGCTCAGCACCGTGGAGGGCCTCCGCACCCTCACGAGCTCGAGCGAAGAGCAGTTCAGCAACATCACGCTCGAATTCAACCTCGACCGCCCGGTCGAGGCGGCGGCCCAGGACGTCCGGGATAAAGTCGCGCGGGTGCGCGGCCGGCTTCCCGAAGACGTGCGCGAGCCGGTGGTGGCCAAGCAGCAGGCCGACGCCAACCCGTTCTTCTGGCTCGCGCTTTCGGGCGCGAACTACGACCTGCTGCAGCTCAGCGACATTGCCGACCGCCTGGTCAAGGCGCGCCTGCAGACACTCCCGGGCGTGGGCCAGGCACGCATCTACGGCGAGCGGCGCTTCTCGATGCGCGTCTGGCTCTCGGCTGAGGAGCTGGCCGCACGCGGGCTCACGGTGCAGGATGTCGAGAGCGCCATCCGGAGCCGCAACGTCGAGATCCCCGCCGGACGCATCGAGTCGGACCGCCGCGAGTTTACCGTGCGCTCCCTGGGCGAGCTCAAGTCGCCGGCAGAATTCGCCGAGCTCACGGTGTCGAACGCCGGCGGCCGGCTGGTGAAGCTCAAGGACCTGGGCCGGGTCGAGCTCGGGGCCGAGGACGATCGCAGCGCGCTCCGCTACAACCAGACGCCGTCGGTAGCCATCGGCGTCATCCGGCAATCGAAGGCAAACCTCATCGAAGTCTCCGACGAGATCCGCCGCGCATTGCCCGCGATCCAGCAGGGGCTCCCGCCGGGCGTCAAGCTGGACGTGGCGTTCGACGATGCGATCTTCGTCAAGCGCTCGATCCGCGAGGCGGAGGATACGCTCCTCATCGCGGGCCTGCTTGTGGTGGTGATCATTTTCGTGTTCCTCCGTAACCTCCGGGCCACGATCATCCCGGGCCTCGCCATCCCGGCGTCGATCGTCTCGACGTTCGCGGTGATGTACTTCCTCGGCTTCTCCATTAACAACCTGACGCTGCTCGCGCTCACGCTCGCCATCGGCATCGTGGTGGACGACGCGATCATCGTGCTGGAGAACGCCTACCGGCACCAGGAGGAGCTGGGCGAATCGCCGGAAGAGGCGGCGACGCAGGGAACGCGCGAGATCGCCTTTGCCGTGGTGGCCACGACGATCTCGCTCATCGCGGTGTTCACGCCGCTCGCCTTCCTCAAGGGATCCACCGGTCGGCTGTTCAACGAGTTCGGCATCGCGGTGGCCGGATCGGTGGCTATCTCCGGCCTCGTGGCGCTCACGCTCACGCCGATGCTCTGCGCCAAGATTCTCCGCCTGCCCGCGCGCCATGGCCGGATCTACCGCGCGCTGGAGCACGGATTCGACCGGCTTGCCAACACCTATGCCCGTCTGCTCGACCGCGCGCTCCGTGCGCGCGGCGCCGTGGTGCTCGGCGCGCTCGCGATGGTGGGGTTGGCCGTGGCGCTCTTCGCCGCGCTCAAGCGCGAGTTCGTGCCGCCGGAGGACCGCGGGTGGTTTCTCTCGTTCATCATCGCGCCGGAGGGCTCGTCGCTCGGCTACACCGACGGCTACCAGCGGCGGATCGAGGCCATCCTCGGCCGCACGAAAGGTGTCGAGAGCTTCTTCAGCGTCGTCAACGTCGGCGACGGCGTGAGCCGCGGCCTCATCTTCACCAACCTCGAGGACTGGTCGCGGCGCACGCGCTCGGTCGACGCCATCCTGGCCGAGGTGCAGCCG
The sequence above is a segment of the Gemmatimonadales bacterium genome. Coding sequences within it:
- a CDS encoding efflux RND transporter permease subunit; its protein translation is MKISDLSIRRPVFASMVSAGLVLFGVIGYTRLSVREYPDVDPPIVSVSTELPGANPQVVESAVTDILEEELSTVEGLRTLTSSSEEQFSNITLEFNLDRPVEAAAQDVRDKVARVRGRLPEDVREPVVAKQQADANPFFWLALSGANYDLLQLSDIADRLVKARLQTLPGVGQARIYGERRFSMRVWLSAEELAARGLTVQDVESAIRSRNVEIPAGRIESDRREFTVRSLGELKSPAEFAELTVSNAGGRLVKLKDLGRVELGAEDDRSALRYNQTPSVAIGVIRQSKANLIEVSDEIRRALPAIQQGLPPGVKLDVAFDDAIFVKRSIREAEDTLLIAGLLVVVIIFVFLRNLRATIIPGLAIPASIVSTFAVMYFLGFSINNLTLLALTLAIGIVVDDAIIVLENAYRHQEELGESPEEAATQGTREIAFAVVATTISLIAVFTPLAFLKGSTGRLFNEFGIAVAGSVAISGLVALTLTPMLCAKILRLPARHGRIYRALEHGFDRLANTYARLLDRALRARGAVVLGALAMVGLAVALFAALKREFVPPEDRGWFLSFIIAPEGSSLGYTDGYQRRIEAILGRTKGVESFFSVVNVGDGVSRGLIFTNLEDWSRRTRSVDAILAEVQPQFFAVPGVMAFASNPPAFGFGSPVQFVVQHPDFGLLASAADSFVARARGIKGLINVDTDLRVNKPELTVSFDRDRAEDLGVPVRDVATTLQTLLGGTRVSTFTRNNKLYDVIVQLEPKERATPSDMTGLYVRGRDDALVKLDAVASVKEGVGPRALNHFDRVRSFTLTASLAPGFTLGEALDSLRRAANEVLPKGSTTALAGESRELEESGGALYFAFLLALLVVFMVLASQFESLIHPFTVLLAVPLAVTGALVTLYLAGSTINLYSQIGMILLIGLVTKNSILLVEYANQLKERGLDAAAAVREAGRIRLRPILMTSVATIMGALPVALGLGAGSASRRPLGYAIVGGVLVSTLLTLLLVPVVYVLLDGLRARAGAVRPVAGARPAAAEAE